The following proteins are co-located in the Halarcobacter sp. genome:
- a CDS encoding formate dehydrogenase subunit alpha: MSQSTYEALNAKVGRRAFIKMAAIATAAGATSALANDGITREATEEEVKNPFPGSKKVKTICTACSVGCGIIAEVQNGVWVRQEVAQDHPISLGGHCCKGADMIDMVRSEVRLKHPMVKEKGKWKRISWDDALTRITDKMKNLRETVGPDSTMFLGSAKMSTEQAYYFRKFAAMYGTNNIDHQARIUHSATVAGVANTWGYGAMTNSLGDIQNAKAIIIFGANPAVNHPVGFGHFLKAKERNNAKIIVVDPVFTKTAAKADHYCRIRPGTDIPFMYGMLNIIFKNGWHKESFIKDRVYGMEDIMEEAKKWTPEKVEDVTGVPADQLLQITELYAKNTPGTLIWAMGLTQHTIGSSNTRMAPILQLALGNMGEEGGGTNILRGHDNVQGATDMCCLSHTLPGYYGLADGSWKYFAQQWKVDYEWLKGQFKAKEWMNKKGFTLARWWAGVLDGKDGNDAIENGGTNLKALFVMGNGITSVAQQAKIKEGLDNLDMLVLCDPFVNEAAVLTDKQDDVFILPAATQFETSGSVTATNRSVQWRTQVVEPMYESRTDHDILFDISKRLGFYDEYTAAMRGDKKDFIWPEDATNEIARTLKTIGLTGWTAQRIKKHTENWHMFDQISGRGYGKMKGEYYGLPWPCWTEKHGGSPILYNINRSVAEGGMGFRNRFGLEHDGVSQLAGMGSAPKDSANPNGYPEITRDNIEEVLGIKLTEDEKKRIGKNWKVDTSNIIAEKCMEAGVAPYGNARARAKVWTFPDQIPMHREPLHSPRADLAKKYPSYADKADHYRVDTKYVSKQTEKDWSKEFPINLVTGRLVNMNGAGMENRASKYLAALTPEMFCEINPDLAGRMGIRDGSMMWIHSPEGTKIKVKAKYTHAVSEDRVWLPFHFAGVFQGEDMSHKYPAGTKPYATGESANTVTNYGYDIITQIPETKGGLCRVEPA; this comes from the coding sequence ATGTCACAAAGTACATATGAAGCACTGAATGCAAAAGTAGGGAGAAGAGCATTTATTAAAATGGCTGCAATTGCTACTGCTGCAGGTGCTACAAGCGCTTTGGCAAATGATGGAATAACTAGAGAAGCTACAGAGGAAGAGGTTAAAAATCCATTTCCTGGTTCAAAAAAAGTTAAAACTATCTGTACTGCATGTTCAGTTGGATGTGGTATTATTGCTGAAGTTCAAAACGGTGTTTGGGTAAGACAAGAGGTTGCACAAGACCATCCTATTTCACTTGGGGGTCATTGTTGTAAAGGTGCTGATATGATTGATATGGTTAGGTCTGAAGTTAGACTTAAACATCCAATGGTAAAAGAAAAAGGAAAATGGAAAAGAATCTCTTGGGATGATGCTTTAACAAGGATCACGGACAAGATGAAAAACTTAAGAGAAACTGTAGGGCCTGATTCTACAATGTTCCTTGGATCAGCTAAAATGAGTACAGAGCAAGCTTATTATTTCAGAAAATTTGCTGCAATGTATGGGACAAATAATATAGATCATCAAGCTAGAATCTGACATAGTGCAACAGTTGCCGGTGTGGCAAATACATGGGGTTATGGCGCTATGACTAACTCACTTGGAGATATCCAAAACGCGAAAGCAATTATTATCTTTGGAGCGAATCCTGCAGTAAACCATCCAGTTGGTTTTGGGCATTTTTTGAAAGCAAAAGAGAGAAATAATGCAAAAATTATTGTTGTTGATCCTGTATTCACGAAAACTGCTGCGAAAGCGGATCATTACTGTAGAATAAGACCTGGTACAGATATTCCATTTATGTACGGTATGTTAAATATCATATTTAAAAACGGATGGCACAAAGAAAGTTTCATCAAAGATAGAGTTTATGGTATGGAAGATATTATGGAAGAAGCTAAAAAGTGGACTCCTGAAAAGGTTGAGGATGTTACAGGTGTACCAGCTGATCAGTTATTACAAATCACAGAATTATATGCTAAAAACACTCCAGGTACTTTAATCTGGGCTATGGGTTTAACTCAACATACTATTGGTTCATCAAATACAAGAATGGCTCCAATCTTACAACTTGCTCTTGGTAACATGGGTGAAGAAGGTGGAGGAACTAATATCTTAAGAGGACACGATAATGTTCAAGGTGCTACAGATATGTGTTGTTTATCACATACTTTACCTGGATACTATGGTCTTGCTGATGGTTCTTGGAAATATTTTGCACAACAATGGAAAGTTGATTATGAATGGCTAAAAGGTCAGTTCAAAGCTAAAGAGTGGATGAATAAAAAAGGTTTCACACTTGCTAGATGGTGGGCTGGTGTATTAGATGGAAAAGATGGTAATGATGCAATTGAAAATGGTGGAACAAATCTAAAAGCACTTTTTGTTATGGGTAATGGTATTACTTCTGTTGCACAACAAGCAAAAATCAAAGAGGGTCTTGACAATCTTGATATGCTAGTACTTTGTGATCCATTTGTAAATGAAGCTGCTGTATTAACAGATAAGCAAGATGATGTATTTATTTTACCTGCTGCTACTCAATTTGAAACTTCAGGTTCAGTAACTGCAACAAATAGATCTGTACAATGGAGAACTCAAGTAGTTGAACCAATGTATGAATCAAGAACAGACCATGATATTCTTTTTGATATTTCTAAAAGATTAGGATTTTATGATGAATATACAGCTGCTATGAGAGGTGATAAAAAAGACTTCATATGGCCAGAAGATGCTACTAATGAGATAGCTAGAACACTTAAAACTATTGGTCTTACAGGATGGACAGCTCAAAGAATTAAAAAACATACTGAAAATTGGCATATGTTTGACCAAATCTCAGGTAGAGGTTATGGAAAAATGAAAGGTGAATATTATGGATTACCATGGCCTTGTTGGACAGAAAAACACGGTGGAAGTCCAATTCTTTATAACATCAACAGAAGTGTTGCTGAAGGTGGTATGGGATTCAGAAATAGATTTGGATTGGAGCATGATGGAGTTTCTCAATTAGCGGGAATGGGTAGTGCACCAAAAGATTCAGCAAATCCAAATGGATATCCAGAAATTACAAGAGATAATATTGAAGAGGTTCTTGGAATCAAATTAACAGAAGATGAGAAAAAAAGAATTGGTAAAAACTGGAAAGTTGATACTTCAAATATTATTGCTGAAAAATGTATGGAAGCTGGTGTCGCACCTTATGGAAATGCAAGAGCAAGAGCAAAAGTATGGACATTCCCAGATCAAATTCCAATGCATAGAGAGCCATTACACTCTCCAAGAGCAGATTTAGCTAAGAAATATCCTTCTTATGCTGATAAAGCTGATCATTATAGAGTTGATACTAAATATGTTTCTAAACAAACAGAAAAAGATTGGTCTAAAGAGTTTCCAATAAATTTAGTAACAGGAAGACTTGTAAATATGAATGGTGCTGGTATGGAAAATAGAGCAAGTAAATATCTTGCTGCATTAACACCTGAAATGTTTTGTGAAATTAATCCTGATTTAGCAGGAAGAATGGGTATTAGAGATGGTTCTATGATGTGGATTCATTCTCCAGAAGGAACAAAAATTAAAGTTAAAGCTAAATACACTCATGCAGTTAGTGAAGATAGAGTTTGGCTTCCATTCCACTTTGCTGGTGTTTTCCAAGGGGAAGATATGAGTCACAAATATCCTGCAGGAACAAAACCTTATGCAACAGGTGAAAGTGCAAATACAGTAACTAACTATGGTTATGACATCATTACTCAGATTCCTGAGACTAAAGGTGGATTATGCCGAGTAGAGCCAGCGTAA
- the fdh3B gene encoding formate dehydrogenase FDH3 subunit beta, with product MSNVENARLKFYCDEDRCISCDGCSVACAEAHELPAGINRRKVITMNEGIEGLEYSLSIACMHCTDAPCEQVCPVDCFYVRKDGIVLHDKEKCIGCAYCLYACPFGAPQFPQDGAFGTKGAMDKCTMCAGGPLETNSEHERELYGQNRISEGKVPVCAAMCSTKALLVGDATEVANIYRQRVLSAGHGPKTNPYGWSTAYGSK from the coding sequence ATGAGTAATGTAGAAAATGCTAGATTAAAATTTTATTGTGATGAAGATAGATGTATCTCTTGTGACGGATGTTCTGTTGCTTGTGCGGAAGCTCATGAGCTTCCAGCTGGAATAAACAGAAGAAAAGTAATTACTATGAATGAGGGAATCGAAGGATTAGAATATTCATTATCAATTGCTTGTATGCATTGTACTGATGCACCTTGTGAGCAAGTATGTCCTGTTGATTGCTTTTATGTAAGAAAAGATGGAATTGTACTTCATGACAAAGAAAAATGTATTGGATGTGCATATTGTTTATATGCTTGCCCTTTTGGTGCACCACAGTTTCCACAAGATGGAGCTTTTGGAACTAAAGGAGCTATGGACAAATGTACTATGTGTGCTGGTGGACCACTTGAAACAAATAGTGAACATGAAAGAGAATTATATGGTCAAAATAGAATCTCTGAAGGAAAAGTTCCTGTATGTGCAGCTATGTGTTCAACAAAAGCATTATTAGTAGGTGACGCAACTGAAGTAGCTAATATTTATAGACAAAGAGTATTATCTGCTGGTCACGGACCTAAAACAAATCCATATGGTTGGTCTACGGCATACGGTTCTAAGTAG
- a CDS encoding formate dehydrogenase subunit gamma: MKIKYIILTLLTLSTLAFCANADSAIWGKDLVPNILAYDKEGSLELGKWFTVLQGKYFSLGFLAIILGIPTVFLIHYLIIGPMIFSHDRKKIHVFTIFHRIIHWIAGFSFIVLVPTGFVMIFGTTFGGGEFVRVCKELHAISTVFFAIAVIPMLLMWLKEMLPTSDDIKWMMIMGGYLNKRKDPIPAGKFNAGQKMWFWLCTVGGIVMIATGAAMYFQDFELEIIAQLGLSQIDFLRLSAIIHNILGMAVAALFFVHIYMSVFAIKGAIHSMITGDKEEEEVEILHSSYYKKLKENNKI; encoded by the coding sequence ATGAAAATTAAATATATTATCCTTACTCTTTTAACATTATCAACATTAGCTTTTTGTGCTAATGCTGATAGTGCAATTTGGGGTAAAGATTTAGTGCCAAACATTTTAGCTTATGATAAAGAGGGATCTTTAGAACTTGGAAAATGGTTTACTGTTTTACAAGGTAAATATTTTTCTTTAGGGTTTTTAGCAATTATATTAGGAATCCCTACTGTATTTTTAATACACTATTTAATTATTGGACCTATGATTTTTTCACATGATAGAAAAAAGATTCATGTATTTACGATTTTTCATAGGATAATACACTGGATTGCAGGATTCTCTTTTATAGTGTTAGTACCAACAGGATTTGTAATGATTTTTGGTACAACATTTGGTGGGGGAGAGTTTGTTAGAGTGTGTAAAGAGTTGCATGCTATATCAACTGTATTTTTTGCAATAGCAGTAATTCCTATGTTATTGATGTGGTTAAAAGAGATGTTACCAACATCTGACGACATTAAATGGATGATGATTATGGGTGGTTACTTAAATAAAAGAAAAGACCCAATACCAGCTGGTAAATTTAATGCAGGTCAAAAAATGTGGTTTTGGCTTTGTACAGTTGGTGGAATTGTTATGATTGCAACAGGTGCAGCGATGTATTTCCAAGACTTTGAACTTGAAATAATTGCTCAACTTGGTTTATCACAAATAGATTTCTTAAGATTAAGTGCAATTATACATAATATTTTAGGTATGGCTGTAGCAGCTTTATTTTTTGTACATATTTATATGTCTGTATTTGCAATTAAAGGTGCAATACACTCTATGATTACAGGGGATAAAGAGGAAGAAGAAGTTGAAATTCTTCATAGTTCATATTATAAAAAATTAAAAGAGAATAATAAAATTTAA
- the fdhD gene encoding formate dehydrogenase accessory sulfurtransferase FdhD has protein sequence MENRNYLKKVIIDKVNGDDIAEVEDITIEESRLNIFLNGEKAISMMCIPIDQKAHAIGFLMSENVISSIDDVDDITISEDGLRVDIKAAVDEDSLTNLYKEKTLVSGCGGGVTGNIAGQVQIPFNQTRFVISPEVISSEIKQFYQDSELYMLTGCVHKAMLYLEDGTTVTAEDIGRHNAIDKVVGKCKLKGLDTTKSVLFVSGRLSSEMVVKAVMHKVPIVVSRTAPTHLGVTTAHKHGLTLIGFARGKKMNIYTHSGRVIG, from the coding sequence ATGGAAAATAGGAATTATTTAAAAAAAGTAATTATAGATAAAGTAAATGGCGATGATATTGCTGAAGTAGAAGATATTACAATTGAAGAATCAAGATTAAATATTTTTCTAAATGGAGAAAAAGCAATTTCAATGATGTGTATCCCTATTGACCAAAAAGCTCATGCAATTGGATTTTTAATGAGTGAAAATGTGATTTCATCTATTGATGATGTAGATGATATTACTATTAGTGAAGATGGTTTAAGAGTTGATATTAAAGCAGCAGTGGATGAAGACTCTTTAACAAACCTATATAAAGAAAAAACTCTTGTAAGTGGATGTGGTGGAGGAGTAACAGGTAATATTGCAGGGCAAGTTCAAATACCTTTTAACCAAACTAGATTTGTGATTAGTCCAGAAGTTATAAGTAGTGAAATAAAACAATTTTATCAAGATAGTGAACTATATATGCTAACTGGTTGTGTACATAAGGCTATGCTTTATTTAGAAGATGGTACCACGGTTACAGCTGAAGATATAGGAAGACACAATGCAATTGATAAGGTTGTAGGTAAGTGTAAATTAAAAGGTTTAGATACTACAAAATCAGTTCTTTTTGTTAGTGGAAGACTTAGTTCAGAAATGGTAGTAAAAGCTGTAATGCATAAAGTACCTATTGTAGTTTCAAGAACTGCACCAACACACTTAGGTGTTACGACAGCTCATAAGCATGGTCTTACATTAATAGGTTTTGCAAGAGGAAAGAAGATGAATATCTATACTCATTCAGGAAGAGTAATAGGATAA
- a CDS encoding ModE family transcriptional regulator: MGKMQKKIELDETQKELILTNLDNDGKLSCLKAFKVSRLIGLKPIDMSDACKGVGVKITNCELGVFGKIKFQDPETAIYSKIKQNFTQDRDVSCKTLWFIAQESSLRRVGNTVKNSDIEVTHCQLGCFRERKGKREIKN; this comes from the coding sequence ATGGGAAAGATGCAAAAAAAGATTGAATTAGATGAAACTCAAAAAGAGTTAATTTTAACAAATCTTGATAATGATGGGAAGTTATCTTGCCTAAAAGCTTTTAAAGTATCTAGACTTATAGGCTTAAAGCCTATTGATATGTCAGATGCTTGTAAAGGAGTAGGAGTAAAAATTACAAATTGTGAATTGGGTGTTTTTGGAAAAATAAAATTTCAAGACCCTGAAACAGCAATTTATAGCAAAATTAAGCAAAATTTTACTCAAGATAGAGATGTTTCTTGTAAAACTCTTTGGTTTATTGCTCAAGAGAGTAGTTTAAGAAGAGTAGGAAATACAGTTAAGAATAGTGATATAGAAGTGACTCATTGTCAACTTGGATGTTTTAGAGAGAGAAAGGGAAAACGTGAAATCAAAAATTAA
- a CDS encoding LysR family transcriptional regulator, producing the protein MKSKIKMWIEDSEGNLIFGGGKAQILEFIDETGSISEASKKVGMNYKKAWTHIKILQEYIDDELVIVNKGRNSGGTVLTPKAKELVENFKKFRSEVQKFSEEKFEELFKEKDENIIQCAKDNENV; encoded by the coding sequence GTGAAATCAAAAATTAAAATGTGGATTGAGGACTCAGAAGGTAATTTAATCTTTGGTGGTGGGAAAGCACAGATTTTAGAATTTATTGATGAAACGGGGTCAATCTCTGAAGCTTCAAAAAAAGTTGGTATGAATTATAAAAAAGCTTGGACACATATCAAAATATTACAAGAATATATTGATGATGAATTAGTAATCGTAAATAAAGGTAGAAACAGTGGTGGAACTGTATTAACACCAAAAGCAAAAGAGTTAGTAGAAAATTTTAAAAAGTTTAGAAGTGAGGTTCAAAAGTTTTCAGAAGAGAAGTTTGAAGAACTTTTTAAAGAGAAAGATGAAAACATAATTCAATGTGCGAAAGATAATGAAAATGTATAA
- a CDS encoding cysteine desulfurase, with amino-acid sequence MYKLNYIQYPKVEDITFLASNTLETLKNNDFVEEKINRLKKEFGFSSLYSFRFSDDGILALMLKLKGKILVSKGESQAIIDAAIRYKNLGFDLDFISIKKDGIIDYNEIVQADYIFISPYIVDTYINIDIDLVKEKTNALVISNISATPFFRDCDIAILDSYKLTGYSFSSVLFHNELFEEQYLAQIDTVSIFEIDKAIKRFFPITNIKEKFKALLVEEFQENIYFFVDSNKTLSYTLHFGLKNIKAREIIRTLALSDIFVTNGEGCSLGLSKPSRIIQEMGFEESKSRWALSLSFFQELNDEEILKIVKTISKKYRQIRMLND; translated from the coding sequence ATGTATAAATTAAACTATATTCAATATCCAAAAGTTGAAGATATAACTTTTTTGGCTAGCAACACTTTAGAAACGCTGAAAAATAATGATTTTGTTGAAGAAAAGATAAATAGGCTGAAAAAAGAGTTTGGATTTAGTTCTTTATATTCATTTAGATTCAGTGATGATGGTATTTTGGCATTAATGTTAAAATTAAAAGGAAAAATTTTAGTATCTAAAGGCGAAAGCCAAGCTATTATTGATGCTGCAATAAGATATAAGAATCTTGGTTTCGATTTAGATTTTATATCTATAAAAAAAGATGGAATAATTGATTATAATGAAATTGTTCAAGCTGATTATATTTTTATCTCACCTTATATTGTAGATACTTACATAAATATTGATATTGATTTAGTAAAGGAAAAAACTAATGCTTTAGTTATATCAAATATCAGTGCTACTCCATTTTTTAGAGATTGTGATATTGCAATTTTAGATTCGTATAAATTAACTGGATACTCATTTTCTTCAGTTTTATTTCATAATGAATTATTTGAAGAACAATATTTAGCCCAAATTGATACAGTTTCTATATTTGAAATTGATAAAGCTATAAAAAGATTTTTCCCAATTACAAACATAAAAGAGAAGTTTAAAGCTTTATTAGTTGAGGAGTTTCAAGAAAATATATATTTCTTTGTAGATTCAAATAAAACACTATCTTATACATTACATTTTGGTTTAAAAAATATTAAAGCAAGAGAAATTATTCGAACACTTGCGTTAAGTGATATTTTTGTAACCAATGGAGAGGGTTGCTCTTTAGGTTTATCTAAACCCTCAAGAATAATTCAAGAGATGGGATTTGAAGAATCAAAGTCAAGATGGGCATTGTCTCTTAGTTTTTTTCAAGAATTAAATGATGAAGAGATTTTAAAAATAGTAAAAACAATTTCAAAAAAATATAGACAAATAAGGATGTTAAATGATTAA
- a CDS encoding molybdopterin molybdotransferase MoeA, with the protein MIKQYLDFDIALSKALKYANSTYFTEIVNIEDSLERVISSDIVCVKNLPSFNNSAMDGFAIKANDAGKTLKVKKVIFAGDNVEACLSKNECYKIMTGAKVPSDVDTIIPIEDVISFENDEVTINEKVKKGSCLRVKGEEKAVDEILFKKGEEITSSKIAVLASQGITKIKVYKKLSIAVVSTGNELKEPWEFANEDEIYNCNSYALISLLNEKGFDATYTGVVPDSLEDSIIFVKNLASYDVVITTGGISMGDADFVGRAFLENGLETIFHGVNIKPGRPIMMGKMKNTFVMCLPGNPLTAMVNMHLFAIPVLNKIQGCKDIYHDITLAVNKQKFNTKQGRVNVVLGSCDKGEFKVTRNNKYGSGMITVLDESNCIVVTNPERFETKEDEMVRVIKFNCSYLNEQTNIFN; encoded by the coding sequence ATGATTAAACAATATTTAGATTTCGATATTGCTCTATCTAAGGCCTTAAAATATGCTAATTCTACATATTTTACTGAGATAGTAAATATAGAGGATTCATTAGAAAGAGTAATCTCTAGTGATATTGTATGCGTAAAAAATTTGCCTTCTTTTAATAACTCAGCAATGGATGGTTTTGCAATAAAAGCAAATGATGCAGGTAAAACTTTAAAAGTTAAAAAAGTAATTTTTGCCGGTGATAATGTAGAAGCTTGCTTAAGTAAAAATGAGTGTTATAAGATTATGACGGGAGCAAAAGTTCCATCTGATGTAGATACAATCATTCCTATTGAAGATGTTATCTCTTTTGAAAATGACGAAGTTACTATTAATGAAAAAGTTAAAAAAGGCTCATGCTTAAGAGTTAAAGGTGAAGAAAAAGCTGTTGATGAAATCTTATTTAAAAAAGGTGAAGAAATAACTTCAAGTAAGATTGCAGTTTTAGCAAGTCAAGGTATTACTAAAATAAAAGTTTATAAAAAACTTTCAATTGCAGTTGTATCTACAGGAAATGAGTTAAAAGAGCCTTGGGAATTTGCAAATGAAGATGAGATTTATAATTGTAATTCATATGCTTTAATATCCCTATTAAATGAAAAAGGTTTCGATGCTACATACACTGGTGTAGTACCTGATAGTTTAGAAGATTCAATTATATTTGTTAAAAATTTAGCATCATATGATGTAGTTATAACTACAGGTGGTATCTCTATGGGAGATGCAGATTTTGTTGGTCGTGCATTTTTAGAAAATGGTTTAGAAACTATTTTTCATGGAGTAAATATTAAACCAGGAAGACCTATTATGATGGGTAAAATGAAAAATACTTTTGTAATGTGTTTACCAGGAAATCCCTTAACAGCAATGGTAAATATGCATCTTTTTGCAATACCTGTTTTAAATAAAATTCAAGGTTGCAAAGATATTTATCATGATATTACACTTGCAGTTAATAAACAAAAATTTAATACAAAACAAGGACGAGTAAATGTGGTACTTGGATCTTGTGATAAAGGAGAATTCAAAGTTACAAGAAACAACAAATATGGTTCAGGAATGATTACTGTTCTAGATGAGAGTAATTGTATTGTTGTCACTAATCCAGAAAGATTTGAAACAAAAGAAGATGAGATGGTTCGAGTGATTAAGTTTAATTGTTCATATTTAAATGAACAAACAAATATATTTAATTAA
- a CDS encoding substrate-binding domain-containing protein → MIKKTLVTLGLSAVLASSIYADDLMMATTTSTDNTGLLDYLAPKFEKDTGTTLKWVATGTGKALKMGGNCDVDILFVHAPASEKKFVGTGYGVNRKQVMYNDFVIIGPKTDPASVSGMTSSAALKKIGSQEAKFFSRGDNSGTNKKEISLWKSAIEKAPEKASWYVQTGQGMLRTINMAAEKGGYTMTDRGTWIKYQSQKGDENTMKIVVEGDKTLFNQYSVITINKEKCANVKPELATKFTNWIVSAETQKFIGDFRLLGKSLFIPNADK, encoded by the coding sequence ATGATTAAAAAGACATTAGTAACATTAGGATTAAGTGCTGTATTAGCATCAAGTATTTATGCAGATGATTTAATGATGGCAACTACAACAAGTACAGATAATACAGGGCTTTTAGATTATTTAGCACCAAAATTTGAAAAAGATACTGGTACAACTTTAAAATGGGTTGCAACAGGAACAGGAAAAGCATTAAAAATGGGTGGAAATTGTGATGTTGATATCCTTTTTGTTCATGCACCTGCAAGTGAGAAAAAATTTGTTGGAACAGGTTATGGTGTAAATAGAAAACAAGTAATGTACAATGACTTTGTGATTATTGGTCCTAAAACGGATCCTGCAAGTGTATCTGGAATGACTTCAAGTGCAGCACTGAAGAAAATCGGTTCACAAGAAGCTAAATTCTTTTCAAGAGGAGATAACTCAGGTACAAATAAAAAAGAGATATCTTTATGGAAAAGTGCAATTGAAAAAGCACCTGAAAAAGCATCATGGTATGTACAAACTGGTCAAGGTATGTTAAGAACTATTAATATGGCTGCTGAAAAGGGTGGTTATACTATGACAGATAGAGGAACTTGGATTAAATATCAATCACAAAAAGGTGATGAAAACACTATGAAGATTGTTGTTGAAGGTGATAAAACATTATTTAATCAATACTCTGTTATAACAATTAATAAAGAAAAATGTGCAAATGTAAAACCAGAATTAGCAACAAAATTTACTAACTGGATTGTAAGTGCTGAAACTCAAAAATTTATTGGTGATTTTAGATTATTAGGAAAATCACTATTTATTCCAAACGCTGATAAATAA
- a CDS encoding ABC transporter permease: protein MNLFTDGFKEAIQLLVSVDESVYSAISTTLVVSSWSLVISLLIGLPLGFFLGYYNFPGKSIIRTIVDTLLALPTVVIGLIAYTMLSQVGPFGSFDLLFSQKAIIIGQIVLGLPIIIALTATQVEAVDKRLYTSLKGLGASSKQILTATLIEARFGLMTAAMTAYGRIMTEIGISMMVGGNIKYHTRTITTAIALETGKGEFVTGIALGLVLITIALMINISLSILRRKWNQ from the coding sequence ATGAATCTATTTACCGATGGTTTTAAAGAAGCTATACAATTATTAGTATCAGTAGATGAGAGTGTATATTCTGCAATCTCAACTACTCTTGTAGTTTCTTCTTGGTCTTTAGTAATAAGTTTATTAATAGGTTTACCTTTAGGGTTTTTTCTAGGTTATTATAATTTTCCAGGAAAATCTATAATAAGAACTATAGTTGATACACTATTAGCTTTGCCAACTGTAGTTATAGGACTTATAGCTTATACTATGTTATCTCAAGTTGGACCATTTGGTAGTTTCGATTTACTTTTTTCACAAAAAGCAATAATAATAGGACAGATTGTTTTAGGTCTTCCTATTATTATTGCATTAACAGCAACACAAGTTGAAGCAGTTGATAAAAGACTTTACACTTCTTTAAAGGGTTTAGGAGCAAGTTCAAAGCAAATATTAACAGCAACTTTAATAGAAGCTAGATTTGGTCTTATGACAGCTGCAATGACAGCTTATGGAAGAATTATGACTGAAATTGGTATCTCTATGATGGTTGGTGGAAATATTAAATACCATACAAGAACAATTACAACAGCAATTGCACTTGAAACAGGTAAGGGTGAGTTTGTTACAGGGATAGCTTTAGGTTTAGTTTTAATCACAATTGCATTGATGATAAATATATCTTTATCAATACTTAGAAGAAAATGGAATCAATAA